In one Desulfuribacillus stibiiarsenatis genomic region, the following are encoded:
- a CDS encoding putative manganese-dependent inorganic diphosphatase, whose product MSKKVYVLGHKNPDTDSFCAASAYARLKNRIGEEQVVAGRLGEPSTETRWVYEFWKEQFPEFVADVKLHAKDIMNQDLLVVNNGTSLLEVGEKIRATKNNHAFVCCTEGKPMGIVTLGDLGEFCLEKVTENASATAVDVNAILHQPVSDLMKTELVAIDEEADMEKVKSIVLNHRFRSFPVVSADHKVIGTISRQEIITAKPKQVILVDHNERSQAVSGIDEAEVIEVVDHHRIGDIQTSGPIFFRVEPVGCSCTVVANLYRMYGLEPEPSYAGLMLSAIISDTVLFRSPTCTKEDVRVAEDLAKICGVDLQEYGMQLLGSSSPLTSNTATEVLNTDLKDFKLGNKLLMIGQVMMTDNAKFRERKEELLEEMRATLKKNNADFVGLMCTNILEEATYFLVVGDEEIAEKSFGKKVEAHEVHLPGVLSRKKQIVPPVTKALS is encoded by the coding sequence ATGTCAAAAAAAGTGTATGTGTTAGGTCATAAGAATCCAGATACGGATTCATTCTGCGCAGCTTCTGCGTATGCCCGCTTGAAGAATCGTATCGGTGAAGAGCAAGTAGTAGCGGGTCGTTTAGGCGAACCAAGTACAGAAACTCGCTGGGTGTATGAGTTCTGGAAAGAGCAATTCCCAGAGTTTGTAGCAGATGTGAAGTTACATGCGAAGGACATTATGAATCAAGACCTACTAGTTGTGAACAATGGTACATCGTTATTAGAAGTGGGGGAGAAAATCCGTGCCACGAAGAATAACCATGCCTTTGTTTGCTGCACTGAAGGGAAACCTATGGGGATTGTCACTCTAGGGGACTTAGGTGAGTTTTGTCTTGAAAAGGTAACAGAAAATGCGTCAGCGACGGCTGTAGATGTGAACGCAATCTTGCATCAACCTGTTTCAGATTTAATGAAGACAGAGCTTGTAGCCATTGATGAAGAAGCAGACATGGAGAAGGTTAAGTCGATTGTATTAAACCATAGATTCCGTAGTTTCCCAGTGGTAAGCGCAGATCATAAGGTGATTGGGACTATTTCACGCCAAGAAATTATTACGGCAAAGCCTAAGCAAGTCATCCTAGTTGACCATAACGAGCGCAGTCAAGCAGTTTCGGGGATAGATGAAGCAGAAGTCATCGAAGTAGTGGATCACCACCGCATTGGCGATATTCAGACTTCAGGCCCAATCTTCTTCCGTGTGGAGCCAGTAGGTTGTTCTTGTACCGTAGTAGCAAACCTATATCGTATGTATGGACTAGAACCAGAACCATCTTACGCTGGTCTTATGCTTTCGGCAATTATTTCTGATACTGTATTATTCCGTTCTCCGACTTGCACGAAGGAAGATGTGCGTGTGGCGGAGGATTTAGCGAAGATTTGTGGAGTAGATCTTCAGGAATATGGGATGCAGCTTTTAGGCTCAAGCAGCCCGCTTACTTCGAATACTGCAACTGAAGTACTCAATACAGACTTGAAGGATTTCAAACTTGGCAATAAATTGCTCATGATTGGTCAAGTAATGATGACTGACAATGCGAAATTCCGCGAGCGTAAAGAGGAATTATTAGAGGAAATGCGTGCTACACTAAAGAAGAATAATGCGGATTTCGTAGGACTTATGTGCACCAATATCCTCGAAGAAGCAACGTATTTCCTAGTGGTCGGAGATGAAGAAATTGCTGAGAAGTCCTTTGGTAAGAAGGTAGAAGCTCATGAAGTCCATCTGCCAGGCGTGCTATCTCGTAAGAAACAAATTGTTCCTCCAGTCACTAAGGCATTAAGCTAA
- the pcrA gene encoding DNA helicase PcrA translates to MKCSVYAIIHWKISRISTNPNNERLIALKLLEGLNPEQRLAVTTTNGPVLIMAGAGSGKTRVLTHRIAYLIEQGVAPWSILAVTFTNKAAKEMKERVQRIVGPKGHDVWVSTFHSLCVRILRKDIEKLGYDSSFTILDSSDQQSVVRNILKAENIDPKKFDPRGILAAISNAKNELLSPQEYSQQNSGYYEATVAKVFEQYNRKLKSNNAVDFDDIIMLTVRLFDQFPDVLEFYQRKFVYIHIDEYQDTNKSQYYLINLMAKLHRNLCVVGDSDQSIYKWRGADIRNILNFEKDYENPAVIKLEQNYRSSQTILLAANEVIKNNSERKDKKLWTENNEGSRIQFYQAYSEQDEAYFITQKILDKVRDHHQYGEIAILYRTNAQSRVFEELFMKSNIPYTIVGGLKFYDRKEIKDLLAYLRLLANPKDDTSLTRIINVPKRGIGDTTVDKIEEYSRKKGISMYEACADLSEVGLSARAVSSVQGFFRLISSLRAMQEFLPVTELVEEVLKMTAYKKELENERTIEAQARIENIQEFLSVTQEFERSSEDKSLVAFLTDLALIADIDSVDDGTETDRGQVILMTMHSAKGLEFPIVFLAGLEEGIFPHNRSLMDESEMEEERRLCYVGITRAEKELYMTCASMRMLYGRTQYNSPSRFLEEIPKELIEDVRGVRNQASSNMGYGSGNQRIGATSQATVMKGARKIEVQGADLNESWNPGDKVEHKAWGIGTIVSTKGSDDSLELSIAFDKPTGLKKLMAKFAPVKKV, encoded by the coding sequence ATGAAATGCTCGGTTTATGCTATTATTCATTGGAAGATTAGTAGAATTTCGACTAATCCTAACAATGAAAGGTTGATTGCATTGAAATTACTAGAAGGTTTAAATCCAGAGCAAAGGCTTGCGGTCACAACTACAAACGGTCCCGTGTTAATAATGGCAGGGGCGGGCAGTGGTAAGACGCGCGTACTTACTCATCGTATAGCTTATCTCATCGAACAAGGGGTTGCGCCATGGAGTATCCTGGCAGTGACATTCACGAATAAAGCAGCAAAAGAAATGAAAGAACGCGTGCAAAGAATTGTCGGTCCTAAGGGGCATGATGTTTGGGTCTCTACCTTCCACTCTCTATGTGTACGGATTCTACGCAAAGACATCGAGAAGCTAGGCTATGATTCTAGCTTTACGATTTTAGATTCATCTGATCAGCAGAGTGTAGTGCGCAATATTTTAAAAGCTGAGAATATTGATCCTAAGAAATTTGACCCACGGGGGATTTTGGCGGCCATTAGCAACGCCAAGAATGAACTGCTATCCCCACAAGAATATAGCCAGCAGAATAGCGGATACTATGAAGCAACTGTTGCGAAGGTTTTTGAGCAATACAACCGCAAACTAAAGAGTAATAACGCTGTCGATTTTGACGATATCATTATGCTAACGGTACGATTGTTCGACCAATTCCCAGATGTTCTTGAGTTCTATCAACGTAAGTTCGTATATATACATATTGATGAGTATCAAGACACCAATAAATCCCAGTACTACTTGATTAACCTCATGGCAAAGCTGCACCGTAACCTATGCGTGGTAGGGGATTCTGATCAATCCATTTATAAATGGCGTGGAGCGGATATTCGTAACATTCTTAATTTTGAGAAGGACTATGAGAATCCTGCCGTCATTAAGCTGGAGCAGAATTACCGATCGAGCCAGACGATTCTACTTGCAGCCAATGAAGTAATTAAGAACAACAGCGAACGTAAAGATAAGAAGCTATGGACGGAGAATAATGAAGGTTCTAGGATTCAATTCTATCAAGCGTATAGCGAGCAGGATGAAGCCTATTTTATTACGCAAAAGATTCTAGATAAAGTTCGCGATCATCACCAATACGGAGAAATTGCCATATTGTATCGAACCAATGCCCAATCACGTGTATTTGAAGAACTTTTCATGAAGTCGAACATTCCTTATACCATTGTCGGTGGATTGAAGTTCTATGATCGTAAAGAGATTAAAGATTTACTCGCGTACCTGCGCTTACTCGCTAACCCGAAAGACGATACTAGTTTGACGCGTATTATCAATGTTCCAAAGCGTGGTATTGGTGACACGACAGTCGATAAAATAGAAGAATATAGTAGAAAAAAAGGAATCTCCATGTATGAGGCGTGTGCTGATCTTTCGGAAGTTGGACTTTCTGCAAGGGCCGTCAGTAGTGTCCAAGGATTCTTCCGCTTAATCAGTTCCCTACGAGCAATGCAAGAGTTCCTACCAGTCACAGAGCTAGTAGAAGAGGTTCTGAAAATGACAGCCTATAAGAAAGAACTGGAGAATGAACGCACGATTGAAGCACAAGCTCGCATCGAGAATATTCAAGAATTCTTATCTGTTACACAGGAGTTCGAACGTAGCAGCGAAGATAAATCTTTAGTAGCATTCCTAACAGATCTTGCCCTCATTGCCGATATCGATAGTGTGGACGACGGGACAGAAACAGACCGTGGACAGGTAATTCTGATGACGATGCATAGCGCCAAGGGGCTAGAATTCCCAATTGTTTTCTTAGCAGGCTTAGAGGAAGGGATCTTCCCGCATAATCGTTCTCTAATGGATGAGAGTGAAATGGAAGAAGAGCGTCGTCTTTGCTATGTGGGAATCACACGTGCCGAAAAAGAATTATACATGACTTGTGCAAGTATGCGCATGTTATATGGTAGAACACAATATAATAGTCCATCTCGTTTTCTTGAAGAAATCCCTAAGGAATTGATTGAAGATGTGCGAGGAGTTCGCAATCAAGCTAGTTCGAATATGGGATATGGCAGTGGAAATCAAAGAATAGGTGCTACAAGCCAAGCAACTGTGATGAAGGGTGCGCGTAAGATCGAAGTCCAAGGCGCAGACTTAAATGAATCTTGGAATCCAGGTGATAAGGTCGAGCACAAAGCTTGGGGGATTGGTACAATCGTATCTACCAAAGGATCTGACGATAGCCTAGAGTTATCGATTGCCTTTGATAAGCCCACCGGACTTAAGAAGCTGATGGCTAAATTTGCTCCAGTGAAGAAAGTATAG
- a CDS encoding ammonia-forming cytochrome c nitrite reductase subunit c552 — MSKYRILLSIAFIAVIGLFVIAGCAKDVPTTATPTFSTGLDEKEVNNEAFAQLFPLHWESYLRNSEDTVMTEYGGSVPHDKHDGVNQLPEGYKHAQPYLKNLWLGYPFSYEYKRARGHTFAIEDILHIDRVNRYDEKAGLPATCYNCKTTMIPTYLEKYGDSFWSMNFNELREEQKPGMHSIGCANCHDPQTMDLVITSVPLDEALQRQGIDWKNASKNDMRSYVCAQCHVEYYFETKDHGVASKPHFPWDNGYHPKNIYEYFKDGNPEKDGFKGQFADWTHAVSGTKMIKMQHPEFETWVDGPHGAAGVTCADCHMPYVRVDGKKKISSHHWTSPLKSPEQSCLQCHGDKDAGWVKERVNYVQEKTWEQLLVAQDLSVKAHEAVRLAAEYTGEKHADYDKLLAEAREFVREGQLYWDFVSAENSVGFHNPAKALETLALSQQASTKAVETASKATKHGIASQLEGDIKQIVPPIMEHSRKLQQSQEHLNSHKWLQYLPLLPEAELMWDGTTRLR; from the coding sequence GTGAGTAAATATAGAATATTGTTGAGCATCGCCTTCATCGCAGTTATCGGCCTTTTTGTGATCGCTGGATGTGCGAAGGATGTACCAACAACAGCAACCCCAACATTTAGCACGGGGTTAGACGAAAAAGAAGTCAATAATGAAGCTTTTGCACAACTATTCCCATTACACTGGGAAAGTTATTTAAGAAATAGTGAAGATACAGTAATGACGGAGTATGGTGGGTCTGTACCTCATGATAAACATGATGGCGTAAATCAACTGCCAGAAGGATATAAGCATGCACAACCTTATTTGAAGAATTTATGGTTAGGTTATCCTTTTTCCTATGAATATAAGAGAGCACGTGGACACACGTTTGCCATTGAAGATATTTTGCACATTGACCGCGTAAACAGATATGACGAGAAGGCCGGTTTACCAGCAACGTGCTATAACTGTAAAACGACAATGATTCCGACATACTTAGAAAAGTATGGTGATAGCTTCTGGTCAATGAACTTTAACGAACTGCGTGAGGAGCAAAAGCCAGGAATGCATTCTATAGGCTGTGCAAATTGTCATGATCCTCAAACTATGGATTTAGTCATCACTAGCGTTCCATTAGACGAGGCATTACAACGCCAAGGTATCGATTGGAAGAATGCAAGCAAGAACGATATGCGCTCTTATGTGTGCGCGCAATGTCACGTCGAGTACTACTTTGAGACTAAAGATCATGGTGTAGCATCGAAGCCGCACTTCCCTTGGGATAATGGGTATCATCCGAAGAATATTTATGAATACTTCAAGGACGGAAATCCAGAGAAAGATGGGTTTAAAGGACAATTTGCAGACTGGACACATGCGGTATCTGGAACAAAGATGATTAAAATGCAGCATCCTGAGTTTGAGACTTGGGTTGACGGTCCTCATGGCGCAGCAGGAGTTACTTGTGCAGACTGCCATATGCCGTATGTGAGAGTAGATGGGAAAAAGAAAATCTCATCTCACCATTGGACATCACCTTTAAAATCTCCTGAGCAATCTTGCTTACAATGTCATGGAGATAAAGATGCTGGATGGGTAAAGGAAAGAGTAAATTATGTACAAGAAAAGACATGGGAACAGCTATTAGTTGCTCAAGACTTATCAGTGAAAGCCCATGAAGCTGTTCGATTAGCAGCTGAATACACAGGAGAAAAACATGCCGATTACGATAAATTGTTGGCGGAAGCTCGCGAATTCGTTCGTGAAGGGCAGTTGTATTGGGATTTCGTATCTGCAGAGAACAGTGTAGGCTTCCACAATCCTGCAAAGGCTTTAGAAACTCTGGCGCTATCCCAGCAAGCAAGTACTAAGGCTGTAGAAACTGCAAGTAAAGCGACAAAACACGGAATTGCCTCACAATTAGAAGGGGATATTAAGCAGATTGTTCCCCCTATTATGGAACATAGCCGTAAGCTTCAACAAAGCCAAGAGCATTTGAATTCTCATAAATGGCTACAATATTTACCATTATTACCGGAAGCAGAACTGATGTGGGATGGAACGACAAGATTGCGCTAA
- a CDS encoding cytochrome c3 family protein: MSALRERLKNANRWAVLFFVLVFAIVFYTGTAVSMKYTDSPEFCGSCHVMTGVHRTHQFSTHANLSCNDCHAPHNIVAKIPFKAKAGAKDIYKNLVGDVDDVIHANAKTREIVNQNCLNCHEMTNTNVAMDSKEFCVDCHRTVPHFSKKPISERMVAGE, from the coding sequence ATGAGCGCTTTAAGGGAGAGGCTCAAAAACGCAAACAGATGGGCAGTGCTATTTTTTGTTTTAGTATTTGCAATCGTGTTTTATACTGGTACCGCTGTATCCATGAAGTATACAGATTCGCCGGAATTTTGTGGTAGTTGCCATGTTATGACAGGTGTACACAGAACACACCAGTTTTCGACCCATGCCAATTTGTCATGTAATGATTGTCATGCACCACATAATATTGTAGCGAAAATACCATTTAAGGCCAAAGCAGGAGCAAAGGATATTTATAAGAATTTAGTTGGTGACGTGGATGATGTAATTCATGCAAATGCTAAAACAAGGGAAATCGTAAATCAGAACTGCCTCAATTGCCATGAAATGACGAATACCAATGTGGCAATGGATTCCAAAGAATTTTGCGTAGATTGTCATCGAACAGTACCGCATTTTAGCAAGAAACCAATTTCTGAAAGGATGGTAGCAGGTGAGTAA
- a CDS encoding YerC/YecD family TrpR-related protein has product MQLEKLRDDKVIQQLFSAVLKLETLEEVYQFFDDLCTVNEIQSMAQRLEVARMLRLGYTYSQIEKETGASTATISRVKRCFQYGTDGYQLVLDRLQADEEK; this is encoded by the coding sequence ATGCAGCTCGAAAAACTGCGTGATGATAAAGTAATTCAACAGCTATTTTCTGCCGTACTGAAGTTAGAGACATTAGAAGAGGTGTACCAGTTTTTTGATGATTTATGCACTGTCAATGAAATCCAGTCAATGGCGCAACGACTTGAAGTTGCTCGTATGCTGCGATTAGGATATACCTATAGCCAAATTGAAAAGGAAACAGGTGCGAGTACAGCTACTATTAGTCGGGTAAAGCGTTGTTTCCAATACGGAACAGATGGCTATCAGCTTGTGCTTGATCGTTTACAGGCAGACGAAGAGAAATAG
- a CDS encoding DUF3048 domain-containing protein: MTIQRKASWQKKLIIILFAFVLLFAFAGCKKDEQTSVDPTSQEPESPRVEEKEPKSENKQPEYKYKAPLTNMGVEKEVNNRPIAVFVENSPNARPQSGLDKADIVYEVMAEGGITRFIGIFQSQKPETIGPIRSAREYMLDIANDYDAVIVHAGGSPGALSRIQKEKLPSISEIINGSYFKREKFRKAPHNVYSNIDLLTKGAQTLKFRDNYTLPSLSFRAEGQEVQGTVSKEFVIPYGNIYQVKYIYDEEKQRYQRFINNEPHADMTSKEQLTANNILVAYARHNIVDKVGRIDINLKTTGKGFAFQEGKMIDVTWRHVNGMMRFYNGNDEIALMPGNTWIQIVPDVITVNVQK; the protein is encoded by the coding sequence ATGACAATTCAAAGGAAAGCATCGTGGCAAAAGAAACTAATTATTATACTATTTGCATTTGTTCTACTATTCGCATTCGCAGGATGTAAGAAAGACGAGCAAACAAGCGTAGACCCGACAAGTCAAGAACCAGAAAGTCCTAGAGTAGAAGAAAAAGAACCCAAAAGTGAAAACAAGCAACCTGAATATAAATATAAAGCGCCTTTAACAAATATGGGAGTAGAGAAAGAAGTTAACAATAGGCCAATCGCAGTATTTGTGGAAAATAGTCCGAATGCACGACCACAATCAGGATTGGACAAAGCGGATATAGTCTATGAGGTAATGGCAGAAGGCGGGATTACACGATTTATTGGAATTTTCCAAAGCCAAAAGCCAGAGACGATTGGACCGATTCGCAGTGCTAGAGAATATATGTTAGACATCGCCAATGATTATGATGCTGTGATAGTGCATGCGGGTGGGAGTCCAGGAGCGTTATCCAGAATCCAAAAAGAAAAGCTACCTAGCATCTCTGAAATAATCAATGGATCGTATTTTAAACGGGAAAAATTCCGTAAAGCGCCTCATAATGTATACTCAAACATTGATCTATTGACAAAGGGTGCACAAACACTCAAATTCCGAGATAACTACACTTTACCATCTCTATCGTTTCGAGCGGAAGGACAAGAGGTTCAGGGGACAGTATCTAAGGAATTCGTTATCCCTTACGGGAATATCTATCAAGTGAAATATATTTACGATGAGGAAAAACAACGGTATCAACGCTTTATTAATAACGAACCACATGCTGATATGACAAGTAAGGAACAATTGACGGCGAATAACATCCTAGTTGCATACGCTCGTCATAACATCGTAGATAAAGTAGGAAGAATTGATATCAATTTGAAAACTACTGGAAAAGGATTTGCTTTTCAAGAAGGCAAAATGATAGATGTTACGTGGAGACATGTAAATGGAATGATGCGTTTCTATAATGGAAATGATGAAATTGCTCTTATGCCTGGAAATACATGGATCCAGATTGTTCCTGATGTAATCACAGTAAATGTACAAAAATAA
- a CDS encoding DUF5665 domain-containing protein, which produces MKFRSMRANKMNITPTKVRGASKDNLQEVGTIIEEPNVKKTELNSLNQPQDHSLTDLVEKLNEVAALNSKLDQLGRHFEGSRLEDVLQNFANPWRVMRINFLVGLSRGIGLTLGTAFFLGIFIFLLSKIVTMPVVGEYIAELLEWIDQYRTY; this is translated from the coding sequence ATGAAATTTCGTAGCATGAGAGCTAATAAAATGAATATAACCCCTACAAAAGTTAGAGGTGCCTCTAAAGATAATTTGCAAGAAGTTGGTACTATAATCGAAGAACCTAATGTTAAGAAAACTGAGCTAAATAGTCTGAATCAACCTCAGGATCATAGCCTAACGGATCTTGTGGAAAAGTTAAATGAAGTTGCCGCATTAAATTCCAAATTAGATCAACTAGGGCGACACTTCGAAGGTTCCAGATTAGAAGATGTGCTACAAAACTTCGCAAACCCTTGGAGAGTCATGCGCATTAATTTCCTAGTTGGCTTATCGAGGGGAATTGGTCTTACATTAGGGACAGCATTCTTCTTAGGGATATTTATTTTTCTATTAAGTAAAATAGTAACTATGCCTGTCGTTGGCGAGTATATTGCAGAGTTACTAGAGTGGATTGATCAGTACCGTACATATTAG
- a CDS encoding methyl-accepting chemotaxis protein, whose protein sequence is MWKMFVRPVELFMNQLTYIKKFMCIVGIGGVLVMIINLQLMNVINQDLENAKNQQIGAHYNTLLKDLMRNVQQHRGMAGSYLSGDETIKPRVVEKQKEIVQVIQSIQQQNIKDGTLLQTISPWQSIEKQWYDIEQNVFNLQENKSFQQHTDLVDAIKSLMNQVGNQSSLVLDSQLDRHYLIMTSIRELPSLAEDLGQLRARGTSIINRENMTEVERNQLLALKSSAETKLSTVEYNLHISMTENPSLSGKIQPLVENLNHTMNQYFQLIEKEILSGQEIEFQATEYFATATTAIDSGFEIFDTVSDLLASELQKNVANQENYKLFLIFLNVGISVIVMYFFIGFYVSTMRAIKTLNQTAHAIAGGDLTARARLETKDELSHIGLSFNEMAQSLARLIESSKSVSNQLAVASEELSASAQETMKVTNAVAEAAQQVSLGSETQVASSKESSVAIEEMAQGITRVAESAGSIAESANRMTERARNGNKQLGVTVEQMGQIEKETIETSQSIVQLQEDAQEIGGILEIITNISSQTNLLALNAAIEAARAGDAGRGFAVVADEIRKLADQTSQATGSIQLIIEKIRKNVDGSVASMDGNKKQVSIGIENIRNVEEMFKEILSTITEVSRQIEELSAVSEEMSAGTEEISASVHELANIAKESANNTQNIAASSQEQLAIMEEVTKAAETLESMADELNQLVSRFKV, encoded by the coding sequence ATGTGGAAGATGTTTGTTAGACCCGTGGAGCTTTTTATGAATCAACTCACGTATATCAAAAAATTCATGTGTATTGTGGGTATTGGCGGGGTTTTGGTTATGATTATAAATCTTCAACTGATGAATGTTATTAATCAGGATCTAGAAAATGCCAAAAACCAACAGATTGGCGCACACTATAACACGTTACTTAAAGACTTAATGAGAAATGTCCAACAACATCGCGGCATGGCTGGATCTTACCTTAGTGGTGATGAAACTATAAAACCCCGAGTGGTAGAGAAACAAAAAGAAATTGTGCAGGTAATACAGTCCATACAACAACAGAATATAAAAGATGGAACACTACTGCAGACGATATCCCCTTGGCAGTCAATTGAAAAACAATGGTATGATATTGAGCAGAACGTTTTCAACTTACAAGAGAATAAAAGCTTTCAACAGCACACGGATTTAGTGGATGCAATCAAGAGTTTAATGAATCAAGTGGGAAATCAGTCCTCGTTAGTACTAGATTCGCAGCTGGACCGTCACTATTTAATCATGACAAGCATACGAGAATTACCATCGTTAGCGGAAGATTTAGGACAATTACGAGCCCGTGGAACATCAATTATCAATCGTGAAAATATGACGGAAGTAGAAAGAAACCAATTATTAGCTTTAAAGAGCTCTGCAGAGACAAAACTATCAACCGTTGAATATAATTTGCATATTTCCATGACGGAAAACCCATCGTTGTCGGGTAAAATACAACCGTTAGTCGAAAATTTAAATCATACAATGAATCAATATTTTCAGTTAATCGAGAAGGAAATACTATCCGGACAGGAAATTGAATTTCAAGCTACAGAATATTTCGCAACGGCGACAACAGCAATCGATTCGGGATTTGAAATTTTTGATACAGTAAGCGATTTATTAGCATCCGAACTACAGAAGAATGTAGCGAATCAAGAAAATTATAAATTGTTCTTAATTTTCTTAAATGTTGGTATTAGCGTTATAGTTATGTATTTCTTTATCGGATTCTATGTTTCTACTATGCGGGCAATTAAGACATTAAATCAAACAGCGCATGCAATTGCTGGGGGCGACCTAACGGCGAGAGCGAGATTAGAAACGAAGGACGAACTTTCTCATATCGGTCTATCATTTAATGAAATGGCGCAATCTCTTGCACGTTTGATTGAAAGTAGCAAGAGTGTATCCAATCAACTGGCGGTAGCATCTGAAGAACTGTCCGCAAGTGCTCAGGAGACGATGAAAGTGACGAATGCAGTAGCAGAAGCAGCGCAACAGGTATCACTCGGGTCAGAGACGCAAGTAGCAAGTTCAAAAGAGAGTTCAGTTGCCATTGAGGAAATGGCTCAAGGCATTACGCGTGTGGCAGAGAGTGCAGGGTCAATTGCTGAATCAGCAAACCGAATGACCGAGCGAGCACGTAATGGAAACAAGCAGCTGGGTGTAACAGTAGAACAAATGGGTCAGATAGAAAAAGAGACAATTGAAACTTCCCAATCCATCGTGCAATTACAAGAAGACGCGCAAGAAATTGGTGGGATTCTCGAGATTATCACTAACATTTCTAGTCAAACGAATTTACTTGCTCTTAATGCTGCGATTGAAGCTGCTCGAGCAGGAGATGCGGGCCGAGGGTTTGCCGTCGTCGCGGATGAGATTAGAAAACTCGCAGATCAAACTTCCCAAGCAACAGGAAGTATTCAATTGATCATCGAGAAAATCCGTAAAAATGTAGACGGATCCGTAGCATCAATGGATGGGAACAAAAAACAAGTCAGTATTGGTATTGAAAATATACGCAATGTGGAAGAAATGTTCAAAGAAATACTAAGTACAATTACTGAAGTTTCCAGACAAATCGAGGAACTATCTGCAGTATCAGAAGAAATGTCAGCTGGAACAGAAGAAATCAGCGCTTCCGTCCACGAGCTTGCCAATATTGCGAAGGAGTCTGCGAACAACACGCAAAATATTGCCGCATCATCACAAGAACAGTTGGCAATTATGGAAGAAGTGACGAAAGCCGCAGAAACATTAGAAAGTATGGCGGATGAATTAAATCAACTAGTCTCTAGGTTCAAAGTATAG
- the ablB gene encoding putative beta-lysine N-acetyltransferase, giving the protein MRLNEQGKPGTANAVLDHKNSRIKIVNYNNELARDEVETLKCIAKAKNLDKIIVTAGEYSYRKYRRYGFQIEGTIEKFFRGEKAYLLSLFLQDERQQNPYSAEEDKVLLETEQYTSNMDTSRRDQIKIVTRTATTADAQELSQIFRKVFSTYPTQLHDPSYIAEIMNQHVLFKVCVIDDRIASVASAEIDWNHKNAEMTDCATLPEYRGLGLMDNLIDALETEMLTLDIPCVYSLARARSLGITMVFRNRGYQYRGRLVNNCHICGQYESMNIWEKQLNTTV; this is encoded by the coding sequence ATGCGTCTAAATGAACAAGGTAAGCCAGGAACTGCAAATGCCGTGCTTGATCATAAGAACAGTAGAATCAAGATTGTGAATTATAATAATGAACTGGCTCGTGATGAAGTAGAAACACTAAAGTGTATCGCAAAAGCAAAGAATCTTGATAAGATTATTGTGACTGCTGGGGAATATTCCTATCGGAAGTATCGTAGATACGGGTTTCAAATAGAAGGTACAATTGAAAAGTTTTTCCGAGGGGAGAAGGCATATCTATTATCGTTGTTCCTACAAGACGAGAGACAACAGAATCCATATTCGGCTGAAGAAGATAAAGTTTTGCTAGAAACAGAGCAGTACACGTCCAACATGGACACTTCGCGGCGAGATCAGATCAAGATTGTCACACGAACAGCAACGACAGCAGATGCTCAAGAGTTAAGTCAGATATTTCGCAAGGTATTTAGTACGTATCCAACGCAACTACATGATCCATCCTATATTGCAGAGATTATGAATCAACACGTACTGTTTAAAGTATGCGTAATCGATGATAGAATTGCGAGTGTAGCTTCGGCAGAAATCGATTGGAATCACAAAAATGCAGAAATGACAGATTGTGCGACGTTACCGGAATATAGAGGTTTGGGTCTTATGGATAATTTGATTGATGCGCTTGAAACGGAGATGCTTACACTGGATATACCATGTGTGTATAGTCTAGCGAGGGCTCGAAGCTTAGGAATTACAATGGTGTTCCGCAATAGAGGCTATCAATATCGTGGGCGGCTTGTGAATAATTGTCATATATGCGGTCAATATGAAAGCATGAATATTTGGGAGAAGCAATTAAACACTACTGTATAA